One Actinoplanes missouriensis 431 DNA segment encodes these proteins:
- a CDS encoding ROK family transcriptional regulator has translation MTDVRTMGFTDVRATNLAVVLRHLRTNGPSSRAAIAASTGLNKATVSSLTSDLIDQRLLRETGASGNRIGRPGTALTLDGSAFAAIGLQVAADRITALAVDFAGDQLLLWHRAFTSPPEAAGPGRAISAIIALAQRAATRVRQQGRSVLGLTIAVPGLVDDRGMVRLSPALGWSDVDLRGPVAGSLRQPDLVVTVSHQAILAALAERQRAALAEDNLVVVTGAAGIEAGIVVDGRPLHGARGFTGQIGRLTLGPAGSPTLHDLAGIEPLARRALPGFDPESLTDLGPSVEQISVLARSGDAGVLAALRDTGRHLGQGLAILANLADPSVIVLGDHYATLAEWLIPPAEAELAGHTPAPGGVRVVASELGLHAAALGGALSHLDRVDHGRSIPVTA, from the coding sequence ATGACGGATGTGAGGACCATGGGCTTCACCGACGTGCGCGCCACCAACCTCGCCGTGGTGCTGCGCCACCTCCGGACCAACGGGCCGAGCTCCCGCGCCGCCATCGCCGCGTCCACCGGCCTCAACAAGGCGACCGTCTCCAGCCTGACCAGCGACCTCATCGATCAGCGGCTGCTGCGCGAGACCGGCGCGAGCGGCAACCGGATCGGGCGGCCGGGCACCGCGCTGACCCTGGACGGCTCCGCGTTCGCGGCGATCGGCCTGCAGGTCGCGGCCGACCGGATCACCGCGCTCGCCGTCGACTTCGCCGGTGACCAGCTGCTGCTCTGGCACCGCGCATTCACCTCCCCGCCGGAGGCGGCCGGTCCCGGCCGGGCGATCAGCGCCATCATCGCGTTGGCACAAAGAGCCGCCACCCGGGTACGCCAACAGGGCCGCTCCGTCCTCGGCCTGACCATCGCGGTGCCCGGACTCGTCGACGACCGGGGCATGGTGCGGCTCTCCCCGGCCCTGGGCTGGTCCGACGTGGACCTGCGTGGGCCGGTGGCCGGGTCGCTGCGGCAGCCGGATCTGGTCGTGACCGTTTCTCATCAGGCAATCCTGGCGGCCCTCGCAGAACGGCAGCGGGCTGCGCTCGCGGAGGACAACCTCGTCGTGGTGACCGGCGCGGCCGGCATCGAGGCGGGCATCGTCGTCGACGGCCGGCCACTGCACGGCGCCCGCGGCTTCACCGGCCAGATCGGCCGTCTCACCCTCGGCCCGGCCGGCTCACCCACCCTGCACGACCTGGCCGGCATCGAACCGCTTGCCCGCCGCGCCCTGCCCGGCTTCGACCCGGAGTCGCTCACCGATCTCGGACCCTCCGTCGAGCAGATCTCCGTGCTGGCCCGGTCCGGCGACGCGGGCGTGCTGGCCGCGCTCCGGGACACCGGCCGCCATTTGGGCCAGGGCCTGGCGATCCTGGCGAACCTCGCGGACCCCTCGGTGATCGTGCTGGGCGACCACTACGCGACGCTCGCCGAGTGGTTGATCCCGCCCGCCGAGGCCGAGCTGGCCGGGCACACGCCGGCGCCGGGCGGCGTTCGCGTGGTCGCCTCCGAGCTCGGTCTGCACGCCGCGGCGCTGGGCGGCGCACTGTCGCATCTGGACCGCGTGGACCACGGCAGATCGATACCCGTTACTGCTTGA
- a CDS encoding extracellular solute-binding protein has product MGASTNRRNFLGLIGLGAASVAGGGLLTGCSKEPGSSGSATTAEQAAGVVPTFKDSTLVPPDIKGIRPVADGYLKYPATLADAVSEKAIISGQPISVTTPWWGPAPPTDNKLVGAVNADLGGTVNFSIQDGVTYGDKLNTMLGARDVPDLTCIPGWEINKLARFNDAVHVLFEDLTPYLAGDKVNAYPMLAGLDTKAWADSVWAGKLMGVPFPADNPFPTLLFYRKDVADQRGIAAPTTLDELYEFGKKMTNPDKGEWAFGDVFQEVLQICGNTGSQNGWAKGADGKVYHRHETENYKRAVEFMSRLYAEKLIHPDIASSKGGDVKTLFKGGKIFMFWDGGGAWKEVWRPAIQNNPKFNMQAIKVFGADASTPPVRWCSTPSIMWTFVKKGLGQERTQELLRVLNYTAAPFGTKEWELQNYGAEGVHFKRDAGGSPVTNDLYVQEFANQFVFTGGRPPVIVGGPDIPTYAEDFVNWGNDATKHLEKNPWEGIKVEVPTEQAAIEQPTQDKVTDIMRGRRPLSDFDKVVTEWRNGGGDKARDFYAKVLADNGR; this is encoded by the coding sequence GTGGGCGCGTCGACGAACAGGCGTAATTTTCTCGGGCTGATCGGCCTCGGCGCGGCCTCCGTGGCCGGGGGTGGGCTGCTCACCGGATGCAGCAAGGAGCCGGGCAGTTCCGGGTCCGCCACCACCGCCGAGCAGGCGGCCGGTGTGGTGCCCACCTTCAAGGACTCGACGCTCGTCCCGCCTGACATCAAGGGCATCCGGCCGGTCGCCGACGGCTACCTGAAGTACCCGGCGACGCTCGCCGACGCGGTGAGCGAGAAGGCGATCATCAGCGGACAGCCGATCTCGGTGACCACGCCGTGGTGGGGTCCGGCCCCGCCCACCGACAACAAGCTCGTCGGGGCGGTCAACGCCGACCTCGGCGGCACGGTCAACTTCAGCATCCAGGACGGCGTCACCTACGGCGACAAGCTCAACACCATGCTCGGCGCGCGGGACGTGCCCGATCTGACGTGCATCCCCGGCTGGGAGATCAACAAGCTGGCCCGGTTCAACGACGCGGTCCACGTGCTGTTCGAGGACCTGACCCCCTATCTGGCCGGGGACAAGGTCAACGCGTACCCGATGCTTGCCGGCCTGGACACGAAGGCCTGGGCCGACTCGGTCTGGGCCGGGAAGCTGATGGGCGTCCCGTTCCCCGCCGACAACCCGTTCCCGACGCTGCTCTTCTACCGCAAGGACGTCGCCGACCAGCGCGGCATCGCGGCGCCGACCACGCTCGACGAGCTCTACGAGTTCGGCAAGAAGATGACGAATCCGGACAAGGGCGAGTGGGCCTTCGGTGACGTCTTCCAGGAGGTGCTGCAGATCTGCGGCAACACCGGCTCGCAGAACGGCTGGGCCAAGGGCGCCGACGGCAAGGTCTACCACCGGCACGAGACCGAGAACTACAAGCGGGCCGTCGAGTTCATGAGCCGTCTCTACGCCGAGAAGCTGATCCACCCGGACATCGCCAGCAGCAAGGGCGGTGACGTGAAGACGCTGTTCAAGGGCGGGAAGATCTTCATGTTCTGGGACGGCGGTGGCGCGTGGAAGGAAGTCTGGCGCCCGGCGATCCAGAACAACCCCAAGTTCAACATGCAGGCGATCAAGGTGTTCGGGGCCGACGCGAGCACGCCGCCGGTGCGCTGGTGCAGCACCCCGTCGATCATGTGGACCTTCGTGAAGAAGGGACTCGGCCAGGAGCGCACCCAGGAGTTGCTGCGGGTGCTCAACTACACCGCGGCGCCGTTCGGCACCAAGGAGTGGGAGCTGCAGAACTACGGCGCCGAGGGTGTCCACTTCAAGCGGGATGCCGGCGGCTCCCCGGTCACCAACGACCTGTACGTCCAGGAGTTCGCCAACCAGTTCGTCTTCACCGGTGGGCGCCCGCCGGTGATCGTCGGCGGACCGGACATCCCGACCTACGCCGAGGATTTCGTGAACTGGGGCAACGACGCCACGAAGCACCTCGAGAAGAACCCGTGGGAGGGCATCAAGGTCGAGGTGCCCACCGAGCAGGCCGCGATCGAGCAACCCACCCAGGACAAGGTCACCGACATCATGCGCGGCCGGCGTCCGCTCTCCGACTTCGACAAGGTGGTCACCGAGTGGCGCAACGGCGGCGGTGACAAGGCGCGCGACTTCTACGCCAAGGTCCTGGCAGACAACGGCCGATGA
- a CDS encoding ABC transporter permease, translating to MSAIPSVFRKAARSEPVRQQLTVRARLRRDWPLLLMCVPAMGLLLVFHYIPALGNVIAFQDYNPYVGDNPLEAFLYSEWIGFGNFEYLFTTSAFWDAVRNTLTITAFQLIFYFPIPIALAMLLNSILSPRIRSLVQSVVYLPHFFSWVLVVSLFQMMFGGAGLIVQTAGQAGFTVPDIMTNPDTFLFLITAQSLWKDAGWGMIVFLAALAAIDTNLYEAAAADGAGRWRRLWHITLPGLRPVIILLLILRLGDALNVGFEQFVLQREAVGRDAAEVLDTYVYYQGIAVQQWGVGAAAGLFKAVVGLLLIVGANKVAHRFGEQGIYSKS from the coding sequence ATGAGCGCGATCCCCTCGGTCTTCCGGAAGGCCGCGCGGTCCGAGCCGGTCCGGCAGCAACTCACGGTACGAGCACGTCTGCGGCGGGACTGGCCGCTGCTGCTCATGTGCGTACCGGCGATGGGGTTGCTGCTGGTCTTCCACTACATCCCGGCGCTCGGCAACGTCATCGCGTTCCAGGACTACAACCCGTACGTCGGGGACAACCCCCTGGAGGCGTTCCTCTACAGCGAGTGGATCGGGTTCGGGAACTTCGAGTACCTCTTCACGACGTCGGCGTTCTGGGACGCGGTGCGCAACACGCTCACCATCACCGCGTTTCAGCTGATCTTCTACTTCCCGATCCCGATCGCCCTGGCGATGCTGCTCAACAGCATCCTCTCGCCGCGGATCCGCTCGCTGGTGCAGAGCGTCGTCTACCTGCCGCACTTCTTCAGCTGGGTGCTGGTGGTCTCGCTGTTCCAGATGATGTTCGGTGGCGCCGGCCTGATCGTGCAGACGGCGGGCCAGGCCGGTTTCACCGTCCCGGACATCATGACCAACCCGGACACCTTCCTGTTCCTGATCACCGCGCAGTCGCTCTGGAAGGACGCCGGCTGGGGCATGATCGTCTTCCTGGCGGCGCTCGCGGCGATCGACACCAACCTCTACGAGGCGGCGGCCGCCGACGGCGCGGGCCGATGGCGCCGGCTCTGGCACATCACGCTGCCGGGTCTGCGACCGGTCATCATCCTGCTGCTCATCCTCCGGCTGGGCGACGCGCTCAACGTCGGTTTCGAGCAGTTCGTCCTGCAGCGTGAGGCGGTCGGCCGGGACGCCGCCGAGGTGCTCGACACCTACGTCTACTACCAGGGCATCGCTGTCCAGCAGTGGGGCGTCGGCGCGGCGGCCGGCCTGTTCAAGGCGGTGGTCGGGCTGCTGCTCATCGTGGGCGCCAACAAGGTGGCCCATCGGTTCGGCGAGCAAGGGATCTATTCGAAGTCATGA
- a CDS encoding carbohydrate ABC transporter permease has translation MSVRPVWEEKPSLLGRVGKGTILTVVVLAVLVPLWVVLVTSLSSEATINNAGGYVFLPREFDPSAYIVIFTGGQITDAILVSTVVAVAGTALSLVVTVLAAYGLSRPGSLGHRPILFYFLLTFLIYPGMIPSYLVVTGLGLKDNLLSLILPTAISAFNLVVLRAFFMNIPGELLDSARIDGAGELRILWRIVLPLSKAVTAVVGLFYAVGYWNAFFNAVLYIDRNDLQPVQRVLQQFILAGQSPTSSGTAVYVPGLGSAIPPTLAIKMAVVVVTIVPALLVYPFIQRHFTKGVIIGAVKG, from the coding sequence ATGAGCGTCCGACCGGTCTGGGAAGAGAAGCCGAGCCTGCTGGGCAGGGTCGGCAAGGGGACGATCCTCACCGTCGTGGTGCTGGCCGTGCTGGTGCCGCTCTGGGTGGTCCTGGTGACGAGCCTGTCCTCGGAGGCGACGATCAACAATGCGGGCGGCTATGTGTTCCTGCCCCGGGAGTTCGACCCGTCCGCCTACATCGTGATCTTCACGGGTGGGCAGATCACCGACGCGATCCTGGTCAGCACGGTGGTGGCGGTGGCCGGGACGGCGTTGAGCCTGGTGGTCACGGTGCTCGCCGCTTACGGTCTGTCCCGTCCAGGCTCGCTGGGACACCGGCCCATCCTCTTCTACTTCCTCCTGACCTTCCTGATTTATCCGGGCATGATTCCGTCGTACCTGGTCGTCACCGGTCTCGGCCTCAAGGACAACCTGCTGTCCCTGATCCTCCCGACCGCGATCAGCGCCTTCAACCTCGTGGTGCTCCGCGCCTTCTTCATGAACATCCCCGGCGAGCTGCTGGACAGCGCCCGCATCGACGGCGCCGGCGAGCTCCGGATCCTCTGGCGGATCGTGCTCCCGCTATCAAAAGCGGTCACAGCGGTGGTCGGCCTGTTCTACGCCGTCGGTTACTGGAACGCCTTTTTCAACGCCGTCCTCTACATCGACCGCAACGATCTGCAGCCCGTGCAGCGCGTCCTGCAGCAGTTCATCCTCGCCGGACAGTCCCCGACATCCTCGGGCACCGCCGTCTACGTCCCCGGCCTGGGCTCCGCCATCCCACCCACCCTGGCGATCAAAATGGCGGTGGTGGTGGTGACGATCGTTCCCGCGCTGCTGGTCTACCCGTTCATCCAGCGCCACTTCACCAAGGGCGTCATCATCGGGGCGGTGAAGGGCTAG
- a CDS encoding glycosyl hydrolase family 95 catalytic domain-containing protein, whose product MQTAVNLSFHDSDTTEDWERALICGNGRQGALCYGSPAALRFTLAHERLFQPVTEPLPAPPTAAALPRLRELIDTARFQEAAQAVCDLAVQSHRGYGDTRWIDPLIPAATLTVRPDQAQGDHVRGTDFTTGVVRQSWGAVVCDAFVSRADDVVVIRVSGCGATVTLEPAPGEPERPISFSVDGGRLTGRFVDVPWTAARGWTVETRVRRTPEEVVIVARVSPGESAFPEVDADFDALLARHVAVHGELFGRVRLDLGGDPVERLFDAGRYAIISSTGERPPTLQGVWTGTYAPPWRSGWTVDGNLQAAMLAVHSTGTPSLMVPVFDLVDDLIDDFRANARDLYGMPGFLVPAHFSTHGRHNHFGPIWCLTFWTAGAAWLGRLYVDHWQHTGDRDFLESRALPFLREAAEFYLSFVVIEDGRARFTPSYSPENHPAGAGSQACADATMDMQVVGDLLRSLLALDPGAAGAPRWRALLDALPPYRITASGELAEWLDPRSPDNHEHRHCSHFYPFWYAGDPAIRQDPALHAAAVRAVRARLRWWLGSDSDEMGYGLALLGVAAAHLGLAEEAHAALARIADAYWRSNLVPTHNRDHMFNVDLAGGLPALVVSMLLQSRDVGLDEVARVSVLPALPQAWPSGEVRGLVARGAVTVDLSWSPGAVAVTLRSPRDRTVELTWPGGRELLPVRAGTPFRTTLPR is encoded by the coding sequence GTGCAGACCGCTGTCAATCTGTCTTTCCATGACTCCGATACCACTGAGGACTGGGAGCGCGCGCTGATCTGCGGCAACGGGCGACAGGGCGCGCTCTGCTACGGCTCCCCCGCCGCGCTGCGCTTCACGCTCGCCCACGAGCGCCTCTTCCAGCCGGTCACCGAACCCCTACCGGCGCCGCCGACCGCTGCGGCTCTGCCGCGATTGCGCGAGCTCATCGACACCGCACGCTTCCAGGAGGCGGCACAGGCGGTCTGCGACCTCGCCGTTCAATCCCATCGTGGGTACGGGGACACGCGCTGGATCGACCCACTGATACCCGCCGCGACGCTGACCGTCCGCCCTGATCAGGCGCAGGGCGACCACGTGCGGGGAACCGACTTCACCACGGGCGTGGTCCGGCAGTCGTGGGGCGCGGTGGTGTGCGACGCGTTCGTGTCGCGAGCCGACGACGTGGTGGTGATCCGGGTGTCGGGGTGCGGTGCGACGGTCACCCTCGAGCCGGCCCCCGGAGAGCCGGAGCGACCGATTTCGTTCAGCGTGGACGGTGGAAGGCTGACCGGGCGGTTCGTGGACGTTCCGTGGACTGCGGCACGGGGGTGGACCGTGGAGACGCGGGTCCGCCGTACCCCCGAAGAGGTGGTGATCGTGGCTCGGGTCTCCCCGGGTGAGTCCGCTTTTCCGGAGGTCGACGCGGACTTCGATGCGCTGCTGGCCCGGCACGTGGCGGTGCACGGTGAGCTGTTCGGGCGGGTGCGCCTCGATCTCGGCGGGGATCCGGTGGAGCGGCTCTTCGACGCCGGCCGTTACGCGATCATCAGCAGCACCGGGGAGCGGCCGCCGACCCTGCAGGGCGTGTGGACCGGGACCTATGCGCCGCCGTGGCGCAGTGGCTGGACCGTGGACGGGAATCTGCAGGCGGCGATGCTCGCGGTGCACTCGACGGGGACGCCGTCGCTGATGGTGCCGGTGTTCGACCTGGTCGACGACCTGATCGACGACTTCCGGGCGAACGCCCGCGACCTGTACGGCATGCCGGGATTTCTGGTTCCCGCGCACTTCAGCACGCACGGCCGGCACAACCATTTCGGGCCGATCTGGTGCCTGACGTTCTGGACCGCCGGCGCGGCCTGGCTCGGCCGCCTCTACGTCGATCACTGGCAGCACACCGGCGATCGGGACTTCCTGGAGTCCCGGGCCCTCCCGTTCCTCCGCGAAGCCGCCGAGTTCTACCTCAGCTTCGTGGTGATCGAGGACGGCCGGGCCCGGTTCACCCCGTCGTACTCCCCCGAGAACCACCCGGCCGGCGCCGGCTCACAGGCGTGCGCCGACGCGACGATGGACATGCAGGTGGTCGGTGACCTGCTCCGCTCCCTGCTGGCGCTCGACCCCGGCGCCGCCGGCGCGCCGCGCTGGCGGGCACTGCTCGACGCGCTGCCGCCGTACCGGATCACCGCGTCCGGCGAGCTCGCCGAATGGCTGGACCCGCGATCACCCGACAACCACGAGCATCGGCACTGCAGCCACTTCTACCCGTTCTGGTACGCCGGTGACCCGGCGATCAGGCAGGATCCGGCGTTGCACGCCGCGGCGGTGCGGGCTGTGCGGGCACGTTTGCGCTGGTGGCTGGGCTCGGATTCGGACGAGATGGGGTACGGGCTGGCCCTGCTCGGCGTGGCTGCGGCGCACCTGGGGCTGGCCGAGGAGGCGCATGCGGCGCTGGCCCGGATCGCGGACGCGTACTGGCGGTCGAACCTGGTGCCCACGCACAACCGCGACCACATGTTCAACGTGGACCTGGCGGGCGGGTTGCCGGCCCTGGTCGTGTCGATGCTGCTGCAGAGCCGGGATGTCGGTCTTGACGAGGTGGCGCGCGTGTCGGTGCTGCCGGCGCTTCCGCAGGCGTGGCCGTCGGGCGAGGTGCGGGGGCTCGTCGCCCGGGGCGCGGTAACGGTCGATTTGTCGTGGTCGCCGGGAGCGGTGGCGGTGACGCTGAGGTCACCCCGTGATCGGACGGTGGAGCTGACGTGGCCGGGAGGCCGAGAGCTCCTGCCCGTCCGAGCCGGTACTCCTTTCAGGACAACACTCCCTCGCTGA
- a CDS encoding beta-galactosidase: MFFGGDYNPEQWPEEVQEADVALMREAGVTAVTVGVFAWSHLEPVEGRYEFGWLDRVLDRLHAGGVKVVLATPTASPPPWFTAAHPEALPVTADGVRLTHGSRDTYCVSAPAYREPARSIARELGRRYARHPALAMWHVHNEYGTDCRCDLTAEAFRGWLRERHGTLDALNEAWTTAFWSQRYTDWAQITPPRATQYLPNPAHVLDFRRFLSDEMLGAYREQRDLLRECNPDVPITTNFVQGGWVSVDHARWAESVDVVAVDHYPDSAGIGAEEETAFAGDLARGWGGGSWLLMETAPNVIYTRGRMHAKEPGRLTRHSLGYVARGSAGAMYFQWRQPRGGAELFHSALVPHAGPDSPVFREAVRLGRTLAALAPQLAGLAPPAAEVALTWDAPSWWALQGAGLPSDGIDYLAAVRQAHRALFRSGIMTDFAFPALDGDLSRYRMIVVPHLYLAPPEVAARLRDFVASGGHLVVGHLSGIADACARVGLGGYPAAFRDFLGVRVTEWHPVDPGVPIALDDGTAVSGWTERVETTGAEVVARYAEGVLAGEPAVTRNGTAWYVSAGLDDAGWQRLLRSVAAEAGVAPVLEDLPPQVEAVRRGALVFLLNHGVAEAVVPLPEPGTDAITGNPVGRSAIVEAGGFMVIRTGQAAPV, translated from the coding sequence ATGTTCTTCGGCGGCGACTACAACCCCGAGCAGTGGCCGGAAGAGGTGCAGGAGGCGGATGTCGCGCTGATGCGGGAGGCCGGCGTCACGGCAGTCACCGTCGGCGTCTTCGCGTGGTCGCACCTGGAGCCGGTCGAGGGTAGGTACGAGTTCGGCTGGCTGGACCGCGTGCTCGACCGGCTGCACGCGGGCGGCGTCAAGGTCGTCCTCGCCACGCCGACCGCGTCGCCGCCACCCTGGTTCACGGCCGCGCATCCGGAGGCGCTGCCGGTGACCGCCGACGGGGTGCGACTCACGCACGGTAGTCGTGACACGTACTGCGTCTCCGCCCCGGCCTATCGCGAGCCGGCCCGGAGCATCGCTCGTGAGCTGGGCAGACGCTATGCCCGGCACCCGGCGCTGGCGATGTGGCACGTGCACAACGAGTACGGCACCGACTGTCGCTGCGACCTGACCGCCGAGGCGTTCCGCGGCTGGCTGCGGGAGCGGCACGGCACGCTCGACGCGCTGAACGAGGCGTGGACCACGGCGTTCTGGAGCCAGCGCTACACGGACTGGGCGCAGATCACCCCGCCGCGGGCGACGCAGTACCTCCCGAATCCCGCGCACGTGCTGGACTTCCGCCGGTTCCTCTCGGACGAGATGCTCGGCGCGTACCGGGAACAGCGTGACCTGCTCCGCGAGTGCAACCCCGACGTGCCGATCACGACGAACTTCGTGCAGGGCGGCTGGGTGAGCGTCGACCACGCGCGATGGGCAGAATCGGTCGACGTCGTGGCGGTGGACCACTATCCGGACAGCGCCGGCATCGGCGCCGAGGAGGAGACGGCGTTCGCCGGGGACCTGGCGCGCGGCTGGGGCGGTGGATCGTGGCTGCTGATGGAGACCGCGCCGAACGTGATCTACACGCGCGGCCGGATGCACGCCAAGGAGCCGGGTCGCCTGACCCGGCACAGCCTCGGTTACGTGGCCCGCGGGTCGGCCGGCGCGATGTACTTCCAGTGGCGGCAGCCGCGCGGCGGCGCCGAGCTGTTCCACTCGGCGCTGGTGCCGCACGCCGGCCCGGACAGTCCGGTCTTCCGGGAGGCGGTGCGGCTCGGGCGTACCCTCGCTGCCCTCGCACCGCAGCTCGCCGGGCTCGCGCCGCCCGCCGCCGAGGTCGCGCTGACCTGGGACGCGCCCTCCTGGTGGGCGTTGCAGGGCGCCGGCCTGCCATCCGACGGCATCGATTACCTGGCGGCCGTCCGGCAGGCGCACCGCGCGCTGTTCCGCTCCGGCATCATGACCGATTTCGCCTTCCCGGCTCTCGATGGCGACCTCTCCCGATACCGGATGATCGTGGTGCCCCACCTCTATCTCGCGCCGCCCGAGGTGGCCGCCCGTCTCCGCGACTTCGTCGCCTCCGGAGGCCATCTGGTGGTGGGTCATCTCAGCGGCATCGCGGACGCCTGCGCGCGGGTCGGTCTGGGCGGTTACCCGGCGGCCTTCCGCGATTTCCTGGGGGTACGGGTGACCGAATGGCACCCCGTGGACCCCGGTGTCCCGATCGCGCTGGACGACGGCACCGCGGTCTCCGGCTGGACCGAGCGGGTCGAGACGACGGGGGCCGAGGTGGTGGCGCGTTACGCGGAGGGGGTGCTGGCCGGCGAGCCGGCGGTGACCAGGAACGGCACCGCCTGGTACGTCTCGGCCGGTCTGGACGACGCCGGCTGGCAGCGGCTGCTCCGATCGGTGGCCGCGGAGGCGGGCGTCGCGCCCGTGCTCGAGGACCTGCCGCCGCAGGTGGAAGCGGTCCGCCGTGGAGCCCTGGTGTTCCTGCTCAACCACGGCGTGGCGGAGGCTGTCGTGCCGCTGCCCGAGCCGGGAACGGACGCGATCACCGGCAACCCGGTGGGCCGGTCGGCGATCGTGGAAGCCGGTGGGTTCATGGTGATCAGGACCGGTCAGGCGGCTCCCGTCTGA
- the ftrA gene encoding transcriptional regulator FtrA: protein MLGVRRRGPTVSVLAFEGMSVFEIGIVSEVFGLPRPEFDFPWYELTICADTPGPVRVVGGAALHTEHGLDAFAAAETLIVPGVPDVHAPVSPALADALRAAHDRGARIMSICSGAFALAGAGLLDGRRATTHWRYAETLRARHPAVEVDADVLYIDDGPVLTSAGSAAGLDLCLHVIRLDHGPTVANMVARRLVVQPHRDGGQAQFVEAPVPADPEDDRVARSMEWAMTNLTATITVDVLARRAHMSPRTYLRHFARATGTTPIRWLITQRVHASLPLLESGSAPIEEVAASVGFDTAVTFRHHFTQAMRTSPSAYRRAFQTGAA from the coding sequence ATGCTGGGTGTGCGTCGCCGGGGCCCGACCGTGTCGGTGCTGGCCTTCGAGGGGATGTCGGTCTTCGAGATCGGCATCGTGAGCGAGGTCTTCGGCCTGCCCCGCCCGGAGTTCGACTTCCCCTGGTACGAACTGACCATCTGCGCCGACACCCCCGGTCCGGTGCGCGTGGTCGGCGGCGCGGCCCTGCACACCGAGCACGGCCTGGACGCGTTCGCCGCCGCCGAGACGCTGATCGTGCCCGGCGTGCCGGACGTGCACGCCCCCGTCTCGCCCGCCCTGGCCGACGCGCTGCGCGCCGCCCACGACCGTGGCGCCCGGATCATGTCGATCTGCTCGGGCGCGTTCGCCCTGGCCGGCGCGGGCCTGCTGGACGGCCGGCGGGCCACCACCCACTGGCGGTACGCGGAGACACTGCGCGCCAGGCACCCGGCGGTGGAGGTGGACGCCGACGTCCTCTACATCGACGACGGACCGGTCCTGACCAGTGCGGGCAGCGCCGCCGGGCTCGACCTCTGCCTGCACGTGATCCGCCTCGACCACGGTCCGACGGTGGCCAACATGGTGGCCCGGCGACTTGTCGTCCAGCCGCACCGGGACGGCGGTCAGGCCCAGTTCGTCGAGGCGCCGGTCCCGGCCGACCCGGAGGACGACCGGGTGGCCCGCAGCATGGAGTGGGCGATGACGAACCTGACCGCCACCATCACGGTCGACGTGCTGGCGCGGCGGGCGCACATGTCGCCGCGTACCTACCTGCGGCATTTCGCCCGGGCCACCGGGACCACTCCGATCCGCTGGCTGATCACCCAGCGGGTGCACGCCAGCCTGCCGCTGCTGGAGTCCGGGAGCGCGCCGATCGAGGAGGTGGCGGCCAGCGTCGGATTCGACACGGCGGTGACGTTCCGGCATCACTTCACCCAGGCGATGCGGACGTCACCGTCCGCCTATCGCCGAGCCTTTCAGACGGGAGCCGCCTGA
- a CDS encoding rhodanese-like domain-containing protein: protein MTMENADAVAHFSARLRFETDVSDVHADLEAGLPGVVLIDTRNDVSWEQGHVPQAVHVPTAQIAARAAEVVPPGSRVVTYCWGPGCNGATKAALEFARLGYPVREMLGGFEYWVREGFPVRDRNGVSARPADELTSPAGVACGC, encoded by the coding sequence ATGACCATGGAAAACGCTGACGCTGTCGCCCACTTCTCCGCCCGCCTCCGGTTCGAGACCGACGTGAGTGACGTGCACGCCGACCTGGAAGCCGGCCTGCCGGGGGTCGTCCTGATCGACACCCGCAACGACGTGTCCTGGGAACAGGGCCACGTGCCGCAGGCCGTTCACGTACCGACCGCGCAGATCGCCGCGCGGGCCGCCGAGGTGGTTCCGCCGGGCAGCCGGGTCGTCACCTACTGCTGGGGTCCCGGCTGCAACGGGGCGACGAAGGCCGCGCTGGAGTTCGCGCGGCTGGGATATCCGGTCCGGGAGATGCTCGGCGGTTTCGAGTACTGGGTCCGGGAGGGCTTCCCGGTCCGCGACCGGAACGGTGTCAGCGCGCGGCCGGCCGACGAGCTCACCTCGCCGGCCGGAGTGGCCTGCGGCTGCTGA